GCGCAGGGCCAGCAGGTGCCGATGCACCTGACCGCGGTGCGCGAGGGCAACACCCTCGCGGTCTTCTTCACGATCCACCTGCTGTCCCCGGAGAAGACGGAGCTGCCGAAGGACCTCTTCGACACGCAGATGACCAAGCTGGCGGACGCGGTCAAGTCGGCGTAACGGGACGGTCGTCGCCACCTCACCCGGGCCGCCGAGTCCCTGCTGCTCGGCGGCCAATCGCCCCGGAAAGGTGGTCATGGTTCGTCATGGCTGTCAGGGGCGGCGCGCTTCCCGCCTTGCGTCGTTGACGCGGCGGGCCGCGCGGCGGGCCCTCCGGGCGTACGGCAGGTACCGCAGCCGCTCCGGAAGCAGCGGCACCGCCACCCGTACGACCCGCCCGAACCGCCGCAGCGAACGCTCCTGTCGCGCGGTCCACTCCAGCCCGATCGCCTCGCGCGCGTCCGGCGGCATCAGGCCGATCGTCAGGAACCGGCGCGCCCGCAGCAGGGGCGGCACGAGCAGCGGCCAGGCGGGGCGCAGGAGCCGGGCGGCCCTGCCGGGCGGGAGCGGTACGTCCACGTCCGTCGCGACCAGCTCCCGTACCACCGCCGTCGCTTCCAGTTCCTCGCGCAGCACGCCGCGGTAGTACGGCCAGAACTCCTCCAACGTCTGTGGCATGTCGCGGTCGGCGATCCCCAGCACCCGGCCGACGCACAGCCACTCCGCGTACAGCTGCCGCTCCTCGGCCTCGGTGAACGGGCGGGTGCCCATCACGCGCTGGGCGTACCGGTAGGCAGGGAAGCCGGTGGCGTGGACCCAGCCGTAGGTGGCGGGGTCGAGCGCGTGGTACAGGCGGCCGAGGGCGTCGGTGCCGTGGATGTGCCGGTGGAGCCGTCGCAGGCGGCGGCCCTCTTCGAGCGCGGCCTCACCGCCGTACACCCACAGCTGGGTGGATGCCACGGAGCGTTGCGCACGTCCCCACGGGTCCGTGCGGAAGACGGAGTGATCATCCACGCCGGCGCCCACCGCGGGGTGTGCGACCTGCAGGGTCAGCGCGGCGGGAAGGGCCAGCACGGCCCTGACCTCCCCGGTGAGGTGCCACAGCATCCCACCGACGGGAGGCGGTACGGGGGCGGCGGTGCCGTGCGTGGCGTGCGTGCTGTACGTGCCGTGGCGCGCCCGGACCGCCCCGTGCGCGGTGGCCACGCCTCCATTGTCCCCCGCGCACCGCTCGCGTGTCCCTCGCGCACCTCTCACGTGTCCCTCGCGCACCTCTCACGGGCGATCGGGCCGCCTCGCGCGCCCGCGCCGGACGGATGCGCCCAACGCGGCCGACCACCGCGCCCCGGTCCCCCGGCGTTCGGGCGCCGCGGCTGAGCGCTTCAGCCGGCCCCTTTGTCAGAGCCGCCCGTAAACGCTGATCAAGGGGAAGGCAGAGTCCACTTCTGGTCGGTGCCTCCCGTGCAGTCCCAGATCTCGAGGCGATCGGCGTCCAGGCACCGGCCTGACTGGGGGTTCACCAGCTCCCGACGGGAGGTGTAGGTCCAGTGCTGGGCGGGGGTGGTGTTGCAGCTGAAGAGCTGCACCTGGGAACCGTTCACGGTGCCGGCGTCTCTGACGTCCATGCACTCCCCCCGGCTCCGCAAGGACCCGTCCGATGCGACCGACCAGTTCTGGCTCGCGCTGCCGTCGCAGTCGTAGAGCTGCAACGCGGTGCCGCCGTAAAGGGTGACGGGTCCGGCGGCAAGGCACTTGCCGCCGGACCCGGTGATGGTGCTGGCGCCCTTCGAGGCCTGGGGTGCGGGCACTTTCGGACGCGGCGACGGCACCTGAGTGGTGTCCTTGGCTGCCGTGGGGCTGGGCGAGGATGTGCCGCGGCTCGTTGGGGAGGCGCCGGCCGAAGAGGGCTTGGCGCTGTGCCGAGCCTCCTCCTTGCTCGGGAGGACAGTAGCGATGGCTGGACCGGTCGACGAGGGCACGGGAGGGGTGGAGCTTCCGTCAACTACGCCGACCGCGTTGGGAGTCGGGGCATCCGGAGCGGTGAGAAACCCGGAGGACAGGGCGCCGACCAGCCCACTCACCACCACCCCGGCGCCGAAAACCAGCACCTCCCGGCGTCTGCGCTGCCAGACGGCCTGTAATCCCTCGGTCGCGCCGCTGGATACCGGTGATGGCCCGGGACCGGACGTCGGCCCAGGACCATCGGCCTCCGCTGCCTCCCTCTCATGGTCAGGCGCGTGGTCAGGCGGTGTCGGGTCCGCAGTCTCAGGAGCCTGAGGTATCCCGAGAAACTCGGGTACGGCCGGAGCGCGGTCGGCGACCTCCTGCCGGTCAGGATCTCCCCCGGCACTACTACCGCACCCCGGACAGGAAAAGACGCCGTTGAGACGGCGTTTACACCGAGAACAGTAGTAAATGCGCATTCCCACTCTCCTGTTCGGCCATCACGCGACAGTGCTCCGCCCCGCCCGTGCGGCTGCGCTCGGAGTGGTCCAGCGGCAGCCGACTGCGCGCGTAGCCACCCCGCCCGGATCACGGAGCATGCGGAACCGCTTCCCCCGCTTCACTCAGCGGAAGCAGGGTCAGAAACATCACGCGTCACAGGGATGTCGCTTGCCACACAGGAAAGTCACAGCCGGCATACGACCTTTGGGGCCGTCGTACGTCGCGGAGTGAAGTCACGGTCGGCAGACGTCACTTCACACCCGGCGGCAAGGCCACGCTCCCGGTGAACACGCCACGGTTGTCGGCCCGCACCTCCTGGCTCACCGTGATGTCGCCGCCCTGGAACGGGACGAGCAACGTCAACACATAGCGGTGCGACGTGAGTCGATACCCGTGCGCCGCGTCCAGGTCCCACCTCTCGGTGAAGCTCTTGAGCGTGATCTGACGGTCGGTCGCCGTCACCCCGGCCTCGCGCAACTGAGCCAGCGTGGGCTCCACCTCCCGCAGCGCCCGCTTCAGCGCCGGACGGTCACGGGCGGCCGACAACTGCCAGCCGGACGCGGTGACTTGAAGCCGCACGCCATCGCCGGCGGCCCCCGTACGACTCACCTTCGCACTCTTGGCGTACGCCGCGAACGCGTCCAGCTCGGCCACGGGATCCTCGATGTCATTGGCGATGCCGGGATCGGACAGCGGACCCTTCTTCCACCCCTCGGCGCCCTCCTTGACGTAACCCGTGCCGCCGACGACGTACACCGCCTCGGACTTGCGCTCTCCCTTGCTGGTGGTGATCGTGCCGGTCTGCTGGAGCGCCTCGGGGGCGGTGGTGCGGTGCACGGTCGCGTCGTACGTGGCGGTGGACGGCGCCTGTCCCCGCATGACGGCGGACTCGCTGCCGCGCAGGGCGAACGTCCACCCCTTCTCGGCGCCCATGGCCCGCCGGGCCATGGCGACGAACTGCGCGGCGTTCTTCGGCTTGGGGGCGGGCTTGGCCGTGGGGCGCGACGTACCCGCCGGATCGGGTTGGGCCTGCGTCGTCTGTGAAGATCTGTGTCGCCCGCCCGGCTTCCGCTTGCCGCCCTGCGGGGAACATCCGGACACGGCCACGGCGGCCGCGACCAACACGACGACGACGGCGCGGCGCCCACTCGGACGGCGGTCATTCAAACAAAGACGTATTCCGGACGGCACGCAATAACCCTTCGGCAGGGACGGGCAGCTCGATGGCGGCCCGGTTATACAGCAGCAGCCGACGCGACGGCGAGCGCCCGGAAGAAGTGGGGCAAACAGGTTCTTCGAACCAAGGGCCAGCCGCCGGACACCCCGGTACGGATGACCACGGTCCGGCCGACACGGCCGACACAGCGCTCACCAGCACGTTCACGGCCGCAGACCGGAGACGGCGGCAGCTCACACGCGCACGGTGATCACCGGCTCGGCCCCGGCCAGTTGGTCCAGGTATGCCTGGATGTCACCCGGGTCGGGGGTGGCGACCATCGCCGC
This genomic interval from Streptomyces dengpaensis contains the following:
- a CDS encoding oxygenase MpaB family protein, with protein sequence MLWHLTGEVRAVLALPAALTLQVAHPAVGAGVDDHSVFRTDPWGRAQRSVASTQLWVYGGEAALEEGRRLRRLHRHIHGTDALGRLYHALDPATYGWVHATGFPAYRYAQRVMGTRPFTEAEERQLYAEWLCVGRVLGIADRDMPQTLEEFWPYYRGVLREELEATAVVRELVATDVDVPLPPGRAARLLRPAWPLLVPPLLRARRFLTIGLMPPDAREAIGLEWTARQERSLRRFGRVVRVAVPLLPERLRYLPYARRARRAARRVNDARREARRP
- a CDS encoding RICIN domain-containing protein encodes the protein MPAPQASKGASTITGSGGKCLAAGPVTLYGGTALQLYDCDGSASQNWSVASDGSLRSRGECMDVRDAGTVNGSQVQLFSCNTTPAQHWTYTSRRELVNPQSGRCLDADRLEIWDCTGGTDQKWTLPSP